In a single window of the Massilia oculi genome:
- a CDS encoding enoyl-CoA hydratase/isomerase family protein, producing MTDHVLTRIANRTGIITLDRPKALNSLSLEMVRALTDILLGWRDNGRVDAVVLTSSSEKALCAGGDIRFFHEVGQKGPTGGSALLEDFFTEEYALNHLIHFYPKPYIAIMDGVVMGGGMGIAQGGPDCGLRIVTERTKMAMPEVNIGLFPDVGGSHFLSHAPGRLGNYLGLTGLTIKAADALYVGLADVFVPSAELPALNALIETTGGAALPAAIRAFAAPFAQAAGESELQARRTLVDTHFGAGSVAAIMASLERDETPFAQQALKAMRQRSPLLMCVTHELLARGAALSVADCLRMERSLVRRNFEHGEVLEGIRALVIDKDNAPQWNPPALEQVTPDMVARFFEPVWPGHAHPLRHLA from the coding sequence ATGACCGACCACGTCCTGACCCGCATCGCCAACCGCACCGGCATCATCACACTGGACCGCCCGAAGGCGCTCAATTCGCTGTCGCTCGAGATGGTGCGCGCATTGACCGACATCCTCCTTGGCTGGCGCGACAATGGGCGGGTCGATGCAGTCGTGCTCACCAGCAGCAGCGAGAAGGCCTTGTGCGCGGGCGGCGACATTCGCTTCTTCCATGAAGTCGGACAGAAGGGGCCGACCGGCGGCAGCGCGCTGCTCGAGGATTTCTTTACCGAAGAATACGCGCTGAACCACCTGATCCACTTCTATCCCAAGCCCTATATCGCCATCATGGACGGCGTCGTGATGGGCGGCGGCATGGGCATCGCCCAGGGCGGGCCGGATTGCGGCCTGCGCATCGTGACCGAACGAACGAAGATGGCCATGCCCGAAGTGAACATCGGCCTGTTCCCGGACGTCGGCGGCAGCCACTTCCTGTCGCATGCGCCGGGCCGGCTCGGCAACTACCTGGGCCTGACCGGCCTGACGATCAAGGCCGCCGACGCGCTCTACGTGGGCCTGGCCGACGTGTTCGTGCCCAGCGCCGAGCTGCCGGCCCTGAACGCGTTGATCGAGACGACCGGCGGCGCCGCACTTCCCGCCGCCATCCGCGCCTTCGCCGCGCCGTTCGCGCAAGCGGCAGGCGAGAGCGAGCTGCAGGCCCGGCGCACGCTGGTCGATACCCACTTCGGCGCCGGCTCGGTCGCCGCCATCATGGCCTCGCTCGAACGCGACGAGACGCCGTTTGCGCAGCAAGCCCTGAAGGCGATGCGCCAGCGCTCGCCGCTGTTGATGTGCGTGACCCACGAGCTGCTGGCGCGCGGCGCTGCGCTGTCCGTGGCCGATTGCCTGCGCATGGAGCGCTCGCTGGTGCGCCGCAATTTCGAGCATGGCGAAGTGCTCGAAGGCATACGCGCGCTCGTTATCGACAAGGACAATGCGCCGCAATGGAATCCGCCGGCGCTCGAACAGGTCACGCCCGACATGGTGGCGCGCTTCTTCGAACCGGTGTGGCCTGGTCACGCG